The following are encoded in a window of Amphibacillus xylanus NBRC 15112 genomic DNA:
- a CDS encoding ATP-dependent DNA helicase codes for MNSIDLEILNIDKVICRNIDRFDSSDRGLLSQNILSQLRNFVEHISLKAYANGQDIENSYENIGKANNYVKSKGNLKFLNKFHKLLQITASHYTLNEENSERLMLKYYEYLLKIKKFLKVEFDLDVLTNIDEYPINIDSNLKEYYEKISDKINQLSLTRTNSIYKERYYIQRIKPFFVDYNVYYEVTLTLANDRASKFDRIIAFTKLDLTHNYAVKLSIKSDSVKILGKEMPILIIEGWEVSIRPCELNNFAKIFGFNPKIQSGHTEYRGLMRYLTETGQNLVEVIDSSESEYMSIKSHVAQESKVSPFFEVLDKCRELAKNNSLGSNVIRYLLYRLNNKIIKQQYNSGGCEVLSNLNLAYGCIPFEKMPLNTSLRNHNPKISDLLDCIDTTNRGHEIFARFVKNNTEVKGQLYTPKNDITSFDDIDGFMEIYNSKLYYKHQHRRLENYKDYIYINGYEEDTQSIIQNLKELASSGIDNYSNSVQFWLQSSAYDIDCDEKKSYLNKMFENSKVAFIYGSAGTGKSTMINHISNFFNDKKKLYLANTNPAVDNLKRRVNAANGTFKTIAKFIAQRSCETDFDLLIIDECSTVSNSDMLKVIRKASFKLLVLVGDVYQIDSIVFGNWFEVARSFVPKTSVFELTKPYRTSNSKLLTLWNKVRNMDEDLLEHITKNNYSISLNESIFEHSGEDEIILCLNYDGLYGINNINRFLQSSNGNYAYYWGIQTYKVNDPILFNESERFAPLIYNNLKGKIVGIEIFNDKIQFDIELDKVINQLDAAGYDFQLIGSSDNGNSIIRFFVNKYRSTDEDDDLSSDAVVPFQVAYAVSIHKAQGLEYNSVKIVITDEIEEMITHNIFYTAITRAKEKLKIYWTPETEHKVLSNLEIKNSRRDVSLLSSKISEPVE; via the coding sequence TTGAATAGTATTGATTTAGAAATCTTAAATATTGATAAAGTTATTTGCAGAAATATTGATAGATTTGATTCATCTGATAGAGGGTTATTATCACAAAACATTCTATCGCAGCTTAGAAATTTTGTTGAACATATATCATTAAAAGCGTACGCCAATGGACAAGATATTGAGAACAGCTATGAAAATATAGGGAAAGCAAATAATTATGTTAAATCTAAAGGTAATTTAAAGTTTTTGAATAAATTCCATAAGCTCTTACAGATTACAGCTTCTCATTATACCCTCAATGAAGAAAATTCCGAGAGACTAATGCTGAAGTACTATGAGTACCTACTTAAAATAAAAAAGTTTTTAAAAGTTGAATTTGATCTCGATGTACTAACTAACATAGATGAGTACCCTATTAATATAGATTCAAATCTTAAAGAGTATTATGAAAAAATCTCGGATAAAATAAATCAACTATCTTTGACTAGAACCAATAGCATATATAAAGAACGGTATTATATCCAAAGAATAAAGCCATTTTTCGTAGATTATAATGTTTATTATGAAGTGACTCTAACTCTTGCTAATGATAGAGCAAGTAAGTTTGATAGAATTATTGCATTCACAAAACTAGATCTAACACACAACTATGCTGTTAAACTTTCAATAAAGAGTGATTCTGTAAAAATTTTAGGAAAAGAAATGCCGATATTAATTATTGAGGGATGGGAAGTTTCGATTCGTCCTTGTGAACTAAATAATTTTGCAAAAATTTTTGGGTTTAATCCTAAAATACAAAGTGGACATACTGAGTATCGAGGGTTGATGAGATATCTAACTGAAACAGGACAGAATTTAGTTGAAGTCATTGATTCATCAGAAAGTGAATATATGAGTATTAAGAGCCATGTAGCTCAAGAATCTAAAGTCTCTCCTTTTTTTGAAGTACTAGATAAATGCCGTGAATTGGCAAAGAATAATAGTTTAGGAAGTAATGTAATTAGATATTTACTTTACAGATTAAATAACAAGATTATCAAGCAGCAATATAATTCCGGAGGTTGCGAAGTATTATCAAATCTAAATCTTGCTTATGGATGTATACCGTTTGAAAAAATGCCGTTAAATACTTCATTAAGAAATCATAATCCTAAAATCTCGGATTTGCTTGACTGCATAGATACAACTAATCGAGGTCATGAGATTTTTGCAAGATTTGTTAAAAATAATACAGAAGTAAAAGGCCAATTATATACTCCTAAGAACGATATTACAAGTTTTGATGATATTGATGGTTTTATGGAGATCTATAACAGTAAGTTATATTATAAGCATCAACATAGAAGGTTAGAGAATTACAAAGATTATATTTATATAAATGGTTATGAAGAGGACACTCAAAGTATAATTCAAAATCTTAAAGAGTTAGCTTCATCTGGTATAGATAATTACTCAAACTCTGTTCAATTTTGGTTGCAATCTTCCGCCTATGATATTGATTGTGATGAGAAGAAATCTTATTTAAATAAAATGTTTGAGAACTCCAAAGTAGCTTTTATATACGGTTCTGCTGGAACTGGAAAATCTACTATGATAAATCATATCTCTAATTTTTTTAATGATAAAAAGAAGCTATATTTGGCAAACACTAATCCAGCAGTAGATAACTTAAAAAGGAGAGTTAATGCTGCTAATGGTACTTTTAAAACTATTGCAAAATTCATAGCACAAAGGAGTTGTGAAACAGATTTTGATTTATTGATTATTGACGAATGTAGTACAGTTAGTAATTCAGATATGCTTAAAGTGATAAGAAAGGCATCCTTCAAATTATTAGTTTTAGTTGGAGATGTTTATCAAATCGACTCAATAGTCTTTGGAAATTGGTTTGAGGTTGCTCGTTCCTTTGTTCCTAAAACATCAGTATTTGAGTTAACAAAGCCTTATCGAACTAGTAATTCTAAGTTGCTTACTTTGTGGAATAAGGTTAGGAACATGGATGAGGATTTATTGGAACACATTACCAAAAATAATTATTCTATCAGCCTAAATGAGTCGATATTTGAACATTCTGGAGAAGATGAAATAATACTATGTTTAAATTATGATGGTCTTTATGGAATAAACAATATTAATCGATTTTTGCAAAGTAGCAATGGAAACTATGCTTATTACTGGGGTATCCAAACCTATAAGGTCAATGATCCTATTTTGTTTAATGAGTCTGAAAGATTTGCTCCTTTAATTTATAACAACTTAAAAGGGAAAATAGTAGGTATAGAAATATTTAATGATAAAATACAATTCGATATTGAACTAGATAAAGTAATAAATCAGTTGGATGCAGCGGGGTATGATTTTCAGCTGATAGGTAGTTCTGATAATGGAAATTCAATTATACGCTTTTTTGTTAATAAGTATAGAAGCACTGATGAAGATGACGATTTATCATCAGACGCTGTGGTTCCGTTTCAGGTTGCCTATGCTGTTTCAATTCACAAAGCACAGGGGCTGGAATACAATTCTGTTAAAATTGTTATAACAGATGAAATTGAAGAAATGATTACTCACAACATATTCTATACAGCAATAACTCGCGCAAAGGAAAAATTAAAAATATACTGGACACCAGAGACGGAGCATAAAGTTTTGAGCAATCTGGAAATAAAAAATAGCAGAAGAGATGTTTCTCTATTATCATCAAAGATTAGTGAGCCAGTTGAATAA
- a CDS encoding protein kinase family protein: MKEGQVVEFDKIKSLEYVRNLGNGGTGQTELFKEELTDTLFAIKKYNPVFENDTEDGFGRFINEIKILFKVSHPNIVRIYNYYLYPEYKTGYIEMEFINGIPIDQYNPISSQKPWEKIFVEVLEAFAYLEKIKVLHRDIKPSNILIDENNNVKVIDFGFGKKLDANEIGGHSIVLNWPYSNHPEEIQNGSLYDHQTEIFYIGSLFTQLLSNEIERFKHKTILKKMTEISRAERFSDFKSVLREVYSSQLITEMFSDEDRQIYTTFADNLMAAVNHFTSDYKPLENEDEIMKGLLKIVEDSALEYLIQDNAQLIGTFVNNSFNYSTKPFISVEVIIEFIEMLRRFTPFQQKIVFNNIKSRLNNVKVIYALDDDDLPF, from the coding sequence TTGAAAGAAGGACAAGTAGTTGAATTTGATAAAATAAAATCATTAGAATATGTAAGAAATCTAGGGAATGGGGGTACAGGGCAGACAGAATTGTTTAAAGAGGAACTAACAGATACTTTATTTGCTATAAAAAAGTATAATCCAGTGTTCGAGAATGATACAGAAGATGGCTTTGGTAGATTCATTAATGAAATTAAAATACTTTTTAAAGTTTCACATCCTAACATTGTGAGGATATACAATTATTATTTATATCCTGAATACAAAACGGGTTATATTGAAATGGAATTTATTAATGGTATTCCGATTGATCAGTATAATCCAATAAGTTCTCAAAAACCTTGGGAAAAGATATTTGTGGAAGTCTTGGAAGCCTTCGCTTATTTAGAAAAGATAAAAGTTTTACATAGAGATATAAAACCTTCAAATATATTAATTGATGAAAATAATAATGTGAAAGTAATTGACTTTGGATTTGGTAAAAAGCTAGATGCTAATGAAATAGGAGGACATAGTATAGTATTAAACTGGCCATATAGTAATCATCCTGAAGAAATCCAAAATGGTTCATTGTATGATCACCAAACAGAGATTTTTTATATTGGGAGTCTATTTACTCAATTATTAAGTAATGAGATTGAAAGATTTAAGCATAAGACAATACTAAAGAAAATGACTGAGATTTCTAGAGCTGAGAGATTTAGTGATTTTAAATCTGTATTAAGAGAAGTTTATAGTAGTCAATTGATTACTGAAATGTTCTCAGATGAGGACAGACAAATATATACTACATTTGCAGATAATTTGATGGCCGCTGTAAACCATTTTACTTCAGATTATAAACCACTAGAAAATGAAGATGAAATTATGAAAGGTCTATTAAAAATAGTTGAAGATAGTGCATTGGAATATCTAATACAAGATAACGCGCAATTAATAGGGACTTTTGTTAATAATAGCTTTAACTATTCTACAAAACCATTTATTAGTGTTGAGGTAATTATTGAATTTATTGAGATGCTACGAAGGTTTACTCCTTTTCAGCAGAAGATTGTATTCAATAATATTAAATCAAGATTAAATAATGTAAAGGTAATATATGCACTGGATGATGATGACTTACCTTTCTAG
- the rlmH gene encoding 23S rRNA (pseudouridine(1915)-N(3))-methyltransferase RlmH gives MNITIISVGKLKEKYLKLGIDEYAKRLKSYANLKLVEVADEKAPETLSEAEMQAVKDKEGERILAKIPADTYVITLEIEGKQLSSEQLASQLDELATHGKSKIAFVIGGSLGLSEAVMKRSDYALSFSKMTLPHQLMRLVLLEQVYRAFRINRGEPYHK, from the coding sequence ATGAATATCACAATTATCAGTGTCGGAAAACTAAAAGAAAAATATTTAAAACTCGGAATTGACGAATATGCAAAGCGACTCAAATCATATGCAAACTTAAAATTAGTCGAAGTTGCTGATGAGAAAGCACCAGAAACTTTATCAGAAGCAGAAATGCAAGCGGTCAAGGACAAAGAAGGTGAGCGAATTTTAGCAAAAATACCAGCTGACACCTATGTGATCACATTAGAAATCGAAGGCAAGCAACTTTCTTCTGAACAACTTGCAAGCCAGCTAGACGAGCTAGCTACACATGGAAAAAGTAAAATTGCTTTTGTGATTGGCGGATCGTTAGGCTTAAGTGAAGCGGTAATGAAACGAAGTGACTATGCCCTATCATTTTCAAAAATGACATTACCACATCAACTCATGCGACTAGTGTTGTTAGAACAGGTATATAGAGCATTTAGGATAAATAGGGGGGAACCGTACCACAAATAG
- a CDS encoding ferredoxin reductase domain-containing protein: MKIYWTKINEIIDETAEIKTFLLDCPEDFDWEEGAHTHFALKGFNEGERPNRSLVRHMSISTLPSEKSIGITTRIRKDCSEFKSILRTYEHGQEVALFKTHSNVPLRREQKNIYLLSSGVGLATFRPLVLEYFNRPDGVKHVHSLNVDSGRQFLFTDLFKSSSEKKFTSQFVDNRVDYYREVEKLASDQDGLFYVVGSDEFLLQNIDLLRMNGIKANQIILDKHKRRVPEFLTF; encoded by the coding sequence ATGAAAATATATTGGACTAAAATAAATGAGATTATTGATGAGACAGCAGAGATTAAGACGTTTTTACTCGACTGTCCGGAAGATTTTGATTGGGAAGAAGGTGCACATACGCACTTTGCGCTCAAAGGTTTCAATGAGGGAGAGCGTCCAAATCGTAGTCTTGTCAGACATATGTCGATTTCAACTTTACCAAGTGAAAAGTCAATTGGCATTACGACGCGCATTCGTAAAGATTGTTCTGAGTTTAAATCCATTTTGAGAACATATGAACATGGTCAGGAAGTGGCTTTATTCAAGACACATTCGAATGTACCTTTAAGACGCGAGCAAAAAAATATTTACCTTTTATCATCTGGGGTCGGACTGGCTACATTTAGGCCGCTCGTATTAGAATATTTCAACCGTCCCGATGGCGTGAAACATGTTCATTCACTCAATGTTGATTCAGGAAGACAATTCTTATTTACCGATCTTTTTAAATCATCGTCTGAGAAAAAATTCACCTCACAGTTTGTGGATAATCGAGTGGATTACTATCGTGAAGTAGAAAAGCTTGCGTCTGATCAGGATGGACTATTCTATGTTGTTGGAAGTGATGAATTCTTGCTTCAGAATATTGACTTATTACGTATGAATGGCATTAAGGCAAATCAGATTATACTTGATAAGCATAAGCGAAGAGTTCCAGAGTTCTTAACGTTTTAA
- a CDS encoding CoA-disulfide reductase, with protein MKYVIIGGVAAGMSAAMEIYRTDDSADITVLERGQDYSYGQCGLPYVVNDLISSTDKVIARTVEDFRNKYQINARTNTIVIDVNVDHQEVIAIDTVTNEEFTVAYDRLLIATGADPIKPNWDGIDLEGIHTFKTITDTNNLLSDLTDGVKQVTVIGAGYIGLELADALKSRGLDVRLIQREDQVAEIFDRDMAVLVQNEAEKQGIEIILEETVKGFSGNDRVEAVMTDKQTYPTDLVLLAIGVKPNTEFLNDTGIHILPNGALIVNAYQETSIKHIYAAGDCATHYHRIKQQHDYIPLGTTANKQGRIAGANMAGRRIAFKGVVGSSIIKFFDLSLGRTGLNENEAKQLNLPYTIISSVANSHAGYYPGAEKLNLRLIYHTETKQLLGGQIIGKKGVDKRIDVLATALYAELTMSQLLDLDLSYAPPYNGAWDPIQQLVRKSGLG; from the coding sequence TTGAAATATGTCATTATTGGTGGTGTAGCTGCGGGGATGAGTGCAGCGATGGAGATTTACCGAACAGATGATTCAGCTGATATAACTGTACTTGAGCGTGGGCAAGATTATTCTTACGGGCAATGTGGTTTGCCTTATGTCGTCAATGATTTGATTTCCTCAACTGACAAAGTCATTGCACGTACTGTTGAGGATTTTAGAAATAAGTATCAAATTAATGCACGAACAAATACGATTGTCATAGATGTCAACGTTGATCATCAGGAAGTTATTGCAATCGATACAGTTACAAATGAAGAGTTTACAGTTGCTTATGATCGACTGTTAATTGCGACAGGGGCAGATCCGATTAAACCGAACTGGGATGGGATTGATTTAGAGGGGATTCATACGTTTAAAACCATTACCGACACCAATAATTTGCTGAGTGATCTTACTGATGGCGTTAAGCAAGTGACAGTTATCGGGGCTGGTTACATCGGACTTGAATTGGCGGATGCTTTAAAGTCACGAGGACTTGATGTCAGACTCATTCAACGTGAAGATCAAGTGGCTGAAATTTTTGATCGTGATATGGCTGTGCTTGTTCAAAACGAAGCAGAAAAGCAAGGGATAGAGATTATTTTAGAGGAAACGGTAAAAGGTTTTTCAGGAAATGATCGTGTCGAGGCCGTTATGACGGATAAGCAGACGTATCCAACTGATCTTGTCCTGTTAGCCATTGGGGTGAAACCTAATACTGAATTTCTAAACGATACCGGGATTCATATATTACCTAACGGTGCACTGATTGTGAATGCTTATCAAGAGACATCGATTAAACATATCTATGCAGCAGGAGATTGTGCTACTCATTACCACCGAATAAAGCAGCAACACGATTATATCCCTCTAGGGACAACTGCCAACAAGCAAGGACGGATTGCTGGTGCGAATATGGCAGGGCGTCGGATTGCCTTTAAAGGTGTAGTTGGTTCGTCGATTATAAAGTTTTTTGATTTATCGTTAGGACGTACAGGGTTAAATGAAAATGAAGCGAAACAGCTTAATTTACCGTATACCATTATTTCAAGTGTAGCAAATTCTCACGCTGGCTATTATCCAGGTGCAGAAAAGCTTAATTTGAGATTGATCTATCATACTGAAACAAAACAGTTACTTGGTGGTCAAATCATTGGTAAAAAAGGTGTCGATAAACGAATTGACGTTTTAGCAACAGCACTTTATGCTGAGTTAACCATGTCTCAGCTACTTGATCTCGATTTAAGTTATGCACCACCTTATAACGGTGCTTGGGATCCAATTCAGCAATTGGTAAGAAAATCAGGATTAGGTTGA
- a CDS encoding hemolysin family protein codes for MTVAIITLIVLILINAFFAASELAFVNVNANKIKRKAEAGDKKAKKLYKLTSNPSLFLSTIQIGITLAGFLSSAFAADFFAEPLAQFIFDLGAPMSLSVLHTISVVVITIILSYFTLVFGELVPKQLALQKADQISKFAVGPISLLAKICLPIVKFLTFSINAILKMMGIDPNAKSEEATEEDIRMMVDISGDSGMINQTEKTMIENVFEFNDKYVSDITTHRTEMTALSIDLSFDEVLSIIDQYRFTRFPVYEESIDNIIGILHVKDLFPYIKRGASETFHLKQVIREPYFTLQVQTIDVLFANMRKNNIHIAIVLDEFGGTEGLVTIEDVIEEIVGEISSESIEPGFIDEEITQVSANEYKMKGTYRLWELEDILKVGLPIDDYDTVSGFLIDQLGYILAEHERPTFTYKNLHFKVNSVEENRIESVTVKVLEENEESNL; via the coding sequence TTGACAGTAGCAATAATCACACTGATTGTATTGATTTTAATCAATGCATTTTTTGCAGCATCTGAGCTTGCCTTTGTAAACGTGAATGCTAATAAAATAAAACGAAAGGCAGAAGCCGGTGATAAAAAGGCAAAGAAACTATATAAATTAACATCTAATCCGAGCTTGTTTCTTAGCACGATTCAAATTGGTATCACTTTAGCTGGATTTTTATCAAGTGCTTTTGCAGCTGATTTCTTTGCTGAGCCATTAGCACAGTTTATCTTTGATTTAGGTGCACCAATGTCTTTAAGCGTGCTACACACAATTTCTGTTGTCGTGATTACAATTATTTTATCTTATTTTACATTAGTATTTGGAGAACTCGTTCCAAAGCAATTGGCCTTACAAAAGGCAGACCAAATATCAAAATTTGCTGTTGGTCCTATCTCACTTCTAGCAAAAATTTGTTTACCGATCGTAAAGTTTTTAACATTTTCGATCAATGCGATATTAAAAATGATGGGTATTGACCCAAATGCTAAAAGTGAAGAAGCAACAGAAGAAGATATTCGGATGATGGTTGATATTAGTGGCGATAGCGGAATGATTAACCAGACAGAAAAAACAATGATTGAAAATGTCTTCGAATTTAACGATAAGTATGTCTCGGATATCACAACACACCGTACTGAAATGACGGCACTTTCGATCGATCTTTCATTTGATGAGGTATTAAGCATTATTGATCAATATAGATTTACACGTTTTCCGGTATATGAAGAATCAATTGATAATATTATTGGAATTTTACATGTAAAAGATTTGTTCCCTTACATTAAAAGAGGAGCGAGTGAAACCTTTCATTTAAAGCAAGTTATTAGAGAACCGTATTTTACACTTCAAGTTCAAACAATAGATGTCTTGTTTGCGAATATGAGAAAAAATAATATTCATATCGCAATCGTTCTTGATGAATTTGGTGGGACAGAAGGTTTAGTGACGATTGAAGATGTGATCGAGGAAATCGTTGGAGAAATCTCTAGTGAGAGTATTGAACCAGGATTCATTGATGAGGAAATTACACAAGTATCTGCTAATGAATATAAGATGAAAGGCACATATCGACTATGGGAGCTTGAAGACATTCTAAAGGTGGGTTTACCAATCGATGACTACGATACAGTAAGTGGTTTTCTAATTGATCAGCTCGGTTATATCCTTGCAGAACATGAAAGGCCGACATTTACTTATAAAAATCTACATTTTAAAGTAAACAGTGTAGAAGAAAATCGGATTGAATCCGTAACGGTAAAAGTTCTAGAAGAAAACGAAGAATCAAACTTATAA
- a CDS encoding SAM hydrolase/SAM-dependent halogenase family protein: MSNLLVFQSDFGLVDGAVSAMYGVAKSVSLDLQLYDVTHEIPAYNIFEASYRLYQSTSYWPEGTVFVSIVDPGVGSDRLSVVAKTNDNQYIVTPDNGTLTHLAQSVGLSEVREIDEKVNRLPRSYESYTFHGRDVYAYTGARLASNTITFEEVGPKLDVDQIIQLETPQVEIENRVIKGTIDILDVRFGNLWTNINKAYFEQEGIQYGDTLEVSIYDQNRQIYKNVMSFGKSFADTQVGEPLLYVNSLEKIGVALNQGSFADAYHIKTGLHSKIQIRKAAKIVYS, from the coding sequence ATGAGTAATTTATTAGTTTTTCAATCTGACTTTGGATTAGTAGACGGGGCTGTCAGTGCTATGTATGGTGTAGCAAAATCAGTCAGTCTTGATTTACAATTATATGATGTTACCCATGAAATTCCGGCTTATAATATTTTTGAGGCATCTTATCGCCTCTATCAAAGTACTTCTTATTGGCCTGAGGGGACAGTATTTGTTTCAATTGTCGATCCGGGTGTAGGGTCTGATCGTTTAAGTGTTGTGGCAAAAACAAATGATAATCAGTATATCGTTACTCCTGATAATGGGACACTGACACATTTGGCACAATCTGTAGGTCTAAGTGAAGTAAGAGAAATAGATGAGAAGGTCAATCGGTTACCACGCTCATATGAATCATATACTTTCCATGGTCGGGATGTATATGCTTATACTGGTGCAAGACTTGCATCTAATACAATTACTTTTGAAGAAGTCGGACCAAAGCTTGACGTCGACCAAATCATCCAATTAGAAACACCACAAGTAGAGATTGAAAATCGGGTCATTAAGGGAACTATTGATATTTTAGATGTCCGATTTGGAAACCTCTGGACGAATATTAATAAAGCGTATTTCGAACAAGAGGGTATCCAATATGGAGATACATTAGAAGTATCCATTTATGATCAAAATCGTCAAATTTATAAAAACGTCATGTCATTTGGTAAATCATTTGCAGACACTCAAGTTGGTGAACCGTTACTATATGTTAATTCACTAGAGAAAATAGGCGTTGCTTTAAATCAAGGTTCATTCGCTGATGCGTATCACATTAAAACAGGCTTACACTCAAAAATCCAAATTCGTAAAGCCGCTAAAATCGTTTATAGTTAA
- a CDS encoding ECF-type riboflavin transporter substrate-binding protein: MFKNLSIKTIVAIGIGSAVYLVLGRFVTIPTGVPNTNVETAIAFLAFIAVLFGPIAGGLVGLIGHALKDFLMFGSVWWSWVLVSLFVGFFIGLVAHRIKLEEGQFGKKEIISFNLVQVVVQIIGWGLLAPVLDILIYAEPVNKVFTQGLVAALLNIISVGVFATILLLSYSKTQSRGNSLTKED, encoded by the coding sequence ATGTTTAAAAATTTATCGATTAAGACAATTGTTGCAATTGGGATTGGCTCTGCTGTTTATTTAGTTCTAGGGCGCTTTGTTACCATTCCGACAGGTGTACCGAATACGAACGTAGAAACAGCTATTGCTTTCTTAGCGTTTATTGCCGTTCTCTTTGGACCAATTGCCGGTGGACTTGTGGGACTCATTGGACACGCTCTAAAGGATTTCTTAATGTTTGGTTCAGTTTGGTGGAGCTGGGTGCTTGTATCTCTCTTTGTCGGATTCTTCATTGGGTTAGTCGCACATCGCATTAAGCTTGAGGAAGGACAATTTGGTAAGAAGGAAATTATTTCATTTAATTTAGTTCAAGTAGTCGTTCAAATTATTGGGTGGGGACTTTTAGCACCAGTGCTAGATATTTTAATTTACGCAGAACCTGTCAATAAGGTGTTTACTCAAGGTTTAGTTGCAGCATTATTAAACATCATTTCAGTTGGTGTATTCGCAACCATTCTGTTGTTGTCTTATTCAAAAACTCAAAGTCGAGGTAATAGCTTAACTAAGGAAGATTAA